GTACTTCTCCTTGGCCTGGGCCTCGGTGAGACCGACCGAGGCGACCTCGGGCTCGGAGTAGGTCACGCGGGGCACACCGGCGTAGTCGATCGGGACGACGGGGAGCCCGGCCAGACGCTCGGCGACGAGGATGCCCTCGCCGAAGCCGACGTGGGCCAGCTGCAGGGTGGGGATGAGGTCACCGACCGCGGAGATCGTCGGCACGTTGGTCTGGCAGTACTCGTCGGCGAGGACGTAGCCGCGGTCCATGGCGACCCCGGCCTCCTCGTAGCCCAGGCCCTGGCTGACCGGGCCGCGGCCGACGGCGACCAGGACGATCTCGGCCTCGTAGGACTTGCCGTTCTCCAGCTCGACGCTGACGCCGTTCTCGGTGGTGGCGACCTTGGAGACCCGGCTGCCCAGCGAGAAGTCGATCTTGCGGCGGCGGTAGGCGCGCTCCAGCAGCTTCGAGGAGGACTCGTCCTCCAGCGGCACCAGGTGCGGCAGGCCCTCGATGATGGTCACGTCGGCGCCGAAGGACTTCCAGACGCTGGCGAACTCGCAGCCGATGACGCCGCCCCCCAGGATGATCACCGAGGCGGGGACCCGCTCGAGCTCGAGGGCCTGGTCGCTGGTGATGACCTTCGTGCCGTCGATCTCGATGCCGGGCAGGCTGCGGGCGTAGGAGCCGGTGGCCAGCAGCACGTGCTTGCCCTCGTAGGTGGTGTCCCCGACGGCCACGGCGGTGGGGGAGACGAGCTTGCCCTCGCCCTCCACGTAGGTGATCTTGCGGCTCTTGATGAGGCCCTGCAGGCCCTTGTAGAGCTTGGCGGTGACGCCGGCCTTGTAGGCGTTGACGCCGTCCATGTCGATGCCGGCGAGGGAGGTCTTGACGCCGAACTGCTCGCCCTCGCGGGCGCTGTCGGCGACCTCGGCGGAGTGCAGCAGGGCCTTGGTGGGGATGCAGCCGCGGTGCAGGCAGGTGCCGCCCACCTTGTCCTTCTCGACGAGGACGACGGAGAGGCCGAGCTCGGCGCCCCGCAGGGCGGCGGCGTACCCACCCGATCCACCACCGAGGATGACGAGGTCGGCGGTCTGGTCGGGTGCGCTCACGGGGTCTCCTCGGTGCTGGGCGGCTCGGTCGGCGACGCGCAGGTCGTGCTCGTCGGACCGGTTTCGGGCCTGTGCTCGCCCCATCCTGCCACCTGCGGGGAACGGGCGATCGGCCTGCTCCGTTGACCGGCCGGGTGCCGTGTCGGCACCCGCGACGACGACGGTGCGAGCCGGGTCGGCGCCGGGTGGGAGGAGCACGTCGGTGGGTCTCATGGACAGGCTGCGGGGCAGGCGACCGCAGAGCGGGCAGGGCCCGACGGGCGACCGCAACCGGACGCTGGACCGGGCCTCGGGGAAGGCCGACCTCGCCCACCTGGAGCAGTTCGTGGCCACCCGGCGCGGCGTGGAGGGCTTCGTCGAGCCGCGCACCGCGGTCACCGAGACCACGATCGTGCTGGTCGCGGCCGACGGCGAGTGGACCCGGCGGCGGATCGACGGCCCGGGCGTGGCCCGCAGCCTGAGCAAGGACCTCGCCGTCCCGGTGTACGACGCCCAGGTGACCGGTTACCCGCAGCGGATGCGCGACTGGAACCGCGACCACAAGCGGTGACCCCGCCCGGGGGCAGGGTCACCGCCGGGGGTCAGGCGATCAGCGCCTCGATGGTCGCCAGCAACGTGCGCACCGGGACGCCGGTGCCGCCCTTGGTGGTGTAGCCCCAGGGCGAGCCGGTGTTGTAGGCCGGTCCGGCGACGTCGATGTGCGCCCAGGGCAGGCCGGCCGGGACGAACTCGGACAGGAAGTGCCCGGCCACGAGCATGCCGCCGAGGCGGTCGGCGTTGGCGTTCACGAAGTCCGCGGTCGGGGAGTCCAGCCCGCGGCGCAGCTCGGGCGGCAGGGGCATGGCCCACATGGGCTCACCGGAGCGGACGCTCGCCGCGACGACGGCATCGCGGAGGTCGTCGCTGCCCATCACGCCGGACGTGCGGGCACCCAGCGCCACGGTCTGGGCGCCGGTGAGGGTGGAGGTCTCCAGCAGGAAGTCGGGGGAGTCCTCCGCCGCACGGGCGATGGCGTCGGCCAGGACGACGCGACCCTCGGCGTCGGTGTTGGTGATCTCGGCCTTCTTGCCGTTGCGGAAGGTGACCACGTCGGCAGGCCGGTAGGCCGAGCCCGAGGGCAGGTTCTCCGCGATCGGCACGGTGGCGGTGACGTCGACGGCCAGGCCCAGCTCGGCGACGAGGCAGACGGTGGCGATCACGGCGGCCGCACCCGCCATGTCGCTCTTCATGTCCTCCATCTTGGCGGCGGGCTTGATCGAGATGCCGCCGCTGTCGAAGGTGATGCCCTTGCCGACCAGCGCGACCGACGTGCTGGCCCGGCGGCCCTTGTAGGTCAGCCGCAGCAGGCGGGGACCGCGGGTCGACCCGCCGCCTACGGCGAGGATCCCGCCGTAGCCACCGGCGGTCAGTGCGGCCTCGTCCAGGATCTCGACCGACAGGCCGGCCTTCTTGCCGGCGGCGGCACCGCGGGCGGCGAGCTCGGCGGGGTACAGGTCGTTGGGCGGGGTGTTGACCAGGTCACGGGTCAGCGCGACGGCGTCGGCGACGGCGCGCACCCGGGCCAAGGCGGCCTTGGCGGCGCCGGCGTCCGGGACGACGAGCTCCACCGAGGAGGGCGGGGTGGGGCGGTCGGCGGGCAGGTTCTTGTAGGTCGTGAACTCGTAGGCGCCCAGCAGCGCGCCCTCACCGACGGCGTGCAGCCGCTCGGCGTCCGGGGGGCCGCCGACGGCGGCGAGCAGGCTGACGACCGAGGCCCGGCCGACCAGCGCCCGGCTGGCAGCACCGGAGGCACGGCGGACGGCTTCGGCCGGGTACCCGCCGTCGGCCTGCGGGGCACCGAGACCGGCGACGGCGACCACCGGGAAGGGTCCCTGACCGAAGGTGGGCAGCCGGGTGACCTCGTCCTCACCGCCCCGGGCGCCGAGGTCGGCGAGGGCGGCGAGCAGCTTGCCGCCCAGGAGCCGGTCGACGGCGTCGGCACCGGGGGTGGTCAGCAGCCCGTCGGGGCCCTTGCCGACCCCCACGACGACGGCGTCGGCGGAGAGCTTCTCAAGGGGGCGGTCGGTGGCAGAGATCGTCGGCGGCACCAGGGCAGCTTACGAGGACACCGGTGGTCGGCGACCTCGGCGATACGGTCGGGGCATGAGCCCCCTCACCTCCCCGCTGCACGACCGGCACCTCGCGGCCGGCGCGAAGCTCGCCGACTTCGGGGGCTGGTCGATGCCGATCGAGTACGCCGGCGGCGGGGTGATCAGCGAGCACACCGCGGTGCGCGAGGGCGTGGGCCTGTTCGACGTCTCGCACCTGGGCACCGGCACCGTCCGGGGACCCGGTGCCGCGGCGTTCGTCGACTCCTGCCTCACCAACGACCTGTCCCGCATCGGCCCCGGTCAGGCGCAGTACACGCTGTGCTGCCGCCCGGACGGCGAGGAGCACGCCGGTGGCGTCGTCGACGACCTGATCGTCTACCTGCACGGTCCCGACGACGTCCTGCTGGTGCCCAACGCCGCCAACGCCGCGGAGGTGCTCGCGCGGCTGGCCGCCGCGGCCCCCGCCGGGGTGACCGTCACCGACCGGCACACCGAGGTCGCGGTCCTCGCGCTGCAGGGCCCACGCTCGGCCGAGGTGCTCGCGGCCGTCGGGCTCCCGGGCGAGCTGGACTACATGGCCTTCGCCGACACCCCGGGCCGCGACGGCGACGAGGTCACCGTCTGCAGGACCGGCTACACCGGCGAGCACGGCTACGAGCTGCTGGTCGCCGCCGAGCGGGCCGGCGCGCTCTGGGACGCGCTGCTGGCCGCCGGGGAGCCCGAGCAGATCCGGCCCTGCGGGCTGGGCTCCCGGGACACGCTGCGCACCGAGATGGGCTACTCGCTGCACGGCCACGAGCTCTCGGTGGACATCTCGCCGGTGCAGGCCCGGGCCGGTTGGGCGGTCGGCTGGAAGAAGGACGCGTTCTGGGGCCGCGAGGCGCTCACGGCAGAGCGCACCGCTGGGCCGGTCCGCCAGCTCTGGGGACTGCGGGCCCCCGGCCGGGGGATCCCCCGCCCGGGCATGGCCGTCCTGGACGCTGACGGCGCTCGGGTCGGGGAGGTCACCAGCGGCACGTTCTCCCCGACCCTGCGGGCCGGCATCGCCCTCGCGCTCCTGGACACGGCAGCCGAGCCGACGCCCGGCCTGGAGCTGGCCGTCGACGTCCGCGGGCGGACCTCACCGGTCGAGGTGGTCAAGCCCCCGTTCGTGCCGTCCCACGTGCGCTGATCAGGCGCTCCGCGCCGACTCCTTCGTGGGGACGGCGGGGTCGGGCAGCTCGTCGGCCACGGTGGCGCGGCGGTCGCCCATCGGCAGCTCGTCGCCCTTGGTCGTGTCCTGCGCCGTCTGGTGCTCGGCCTCGGCGTTGATCTCTGCGCCCAGCAGCACCAGGAAGCAGGTCAGCTGCAGCCACAGCATCAGCACGACGACCCCGGCG
This sequence is a window from Geodermatophilaceae bacterium NBWT11. Protein-coding genes within it:
- the lpdA gene encoding dihydrolipoyl dehydrogenase; this encodes MGRAQARNRSDEHDLRVADRAAQHRGDPVSAPDQTADLVILGGGSGGYAAALRGAELGLSVVLVEKDKVGGTCLHRGCIPTKALLHSAEVADSAREGEQFGVKTSLAGIDMDGVNAYKAGVTAKLYKGLQGLIKSRKITYVEGEGKLVSPTAVAVGDTTYEGKHVLLATGSYARSLPGIEIDGTKVITSDQALELERVPASVIILGGGVIGCEFASVWKSFGADVTIIEGLPHLVPLEDESSSKLLERAYRRRKIDFSLGSRVSKVATTENGVSVELENGKSYEAEIVLVAVGRGPVSQGLGYEEAGVAMDRGYVLADEYCQTNVPTISAVGDLIPTLQLAHVGFGEGILVAERLAGLPVVPIDYAGVPRVTYSEPEVASVGLTEAQAKEKYGEVEALTYDLGGNGKSQILKTAGAVKLVRAKDGPVVGVHMVGARVGELVAEAQLIYNWEALPDEVASLIHPHPTQSEAMGEAHMALAGKPLHSHS
- a CDS encoding oxidoreductase → MRGRRPQSGQGPTGDRNRTLDRASGKADLAHLEQFVATRRGVEGFVEPRTAVTETTIVLVAADGEWTRRRIDGPGVARSLSKDLAVPVYDAQVTGYPQRMRDWNRDHKR
- a CDS encoding leucyl aminopeptidase, whose amino-acid sequence is MVPPTISATDRPLEKLSADAVVVGVGKGPDGLLTTPGADAVDRLLGGKLLAALADLGARGGEDEVTRLPTFGQGPFPVVAVAGLGAPQADGGYPAEAVRRASGAASRALVGRASVVSLLAAVGGPPDAERLHAVGEGALLGAYEFTTYKNLPADRPTPPSSVELVVPDAGAAKAALARVRAVADAVALTRDLVNTPPNDLYPAELAARGAAAGKKAGLSVEILDEAALTAGGYGGILAVGGGSTRGPRLLRLTYKGRRASTSVALVGKGITFDSGGISIKPAAKMEDMKSDMAGAAAVIATVCLVAELGLAVDVTATVPIAENLPSGSAYRPADVVTFRNGKKAEITNTDAEGRVVLADAIARAAEDSPDFLLETSTLTGAQTVALGARTSGVMGSDDLRDAVVAASVRSGEPMWAMPLPPELRRGLDSPTADFVNANADRLGGMLVAGHFLSEFVPAGLPWAHIDVAGPAYNTGSPWGYTTKGGTGVPVRTLLATIEALIA
- the gcvT gene encoding glycine cleavage system aminomethyltransferase GcvT is translated as MSPLTSPLHDRHLAAGAKLADFGGWSMPIEYAGGGVISEHTAVREGVGLFDVSHLGTGTVRGPGAAAFVDSCLTNDLSRIGPGQAQYTLCCRPDGEEHAGGVVDDLIVYLHGPDDVLLVPNAANAAEVLARLAAAAPAGVTVTDRHTEVAVLALQGPRSAEVLAAVGLPGELDYMAFADTPGRDGDEVTVCRTGYTGEHGYELLVAAERAGALWDALLAAGEPEQIRPCGLGSRDTLRTEMGYSLHGHELSVDISPVQARAGWAVGWKKDAFWGREALTAERTAGPVRQLWGLRAPGRGIPRPGMAVLDADGARVGEVTSGTFSPTLRAGIALALLDTAAEPTPGLELAVDVRGRTSPVEVVKPPFVPSHVR